The nucleotide window AGGTGGACCGCAAGGCTGCTGGATTGCCCTTGACCGGCGGAATCGACCTCTCCCGCTATGAAGCGCCTGAGGCTCCTGCTAAAGCCGCTGACGGAACCCCCGACCTCGAGGAATGGCAACGGACACTGCAGAAGGCTTACACGGCCAGCTCCCATTTGTCAATGCGGCACGAGAATCTGGCACTGCTAGAAGAAAATGGAAAGAACGCGTGGCTGATTGGCAATTCGCAGCTGGAAGACATACTACGGGGGCTTGAGAAGGAATTGgctgagatgaaggaggccGCCGAGGCAGTGAACAAGGAGAGAAAGCTCGCCCAGGAAGCCAACAAGGGAGAGATTGTGGGGCTGGAGGAGACATGGAAGCGTGGTGTTGGTGCAATTCTCGACACGGAATTGGCTGCAGAGGGCCTGCGCTTGCAGATCTTGGAGCAAAGACGTCAACTGGCGCAGCAGCATGCGCAGCAGTAATGGGGGTTTTCCGTCGACCTACATTTCTCAGGACGGAGACTCACTCGACCAGGGGTGTAGGCAGTCACACTGTTGGCCGGGTGAAAGGAGGGCATTGCTTGGTAGAGAAGCCGCTTGGGTAATGGGGGAGTTACCCAGCTGCCTGGGGCGTAAAATGCAGCTTCTGCGGTTGTCATTGGGCCTGACCCAAAGTTGAACAGGACAAAGACGACGCTGTATTCGGCCCATATAAGACCATGGTTAAAATTAACTGGGATGATCATTGGCGTTAGGACAAGACTTGGTGGCGATGGGGGCAGGCGGGGAAACCCCCAGCATTTGCCATTCCCCGCACCACGGCAAGATCGAGGCCATTGGCACGCCGTCACCACTGCCTCAGCTCTGTTGCCAACAAAAGCGACTCCGCTTAATACAAGCAATTAATGCCTGGGAGCGAGGGTGAGAAGGAACAATTTTTCCGTCCGTGGCTATCCGGTCCCTCCGCCTCATTGATTGGTGTTGCGTTTGGCCTGGCGCCGGATTCGTCTCTCTATCCCAGTCCGCCGCGATAGCAACCATTGGAGGATGGTCTGCAAGCTCCCAGCTGACCTGTACAAGGTACGCTTGGACTGTCGCTGAGCTTCATGTCTGAACAGGTCGCTGACTGGCGAGACCATCTCCTGCTCGATTGGCATTCTGCTTGGCGTTCTCACTGTCAAGATCTGCTCTTTGCCGCCGCAAACTCAATCCAGTCGTCCATTACCGGCAGGAGCCAAGATACACCATTAGAATAGGCTCCCGTACGTCCATCCTGTACATAGATTAATCCACCTTTTATATCGATATATCTCTGACAACTCACTGCATGCACTATGCACGACCCCCTCTCGCCGTGCGGGGAATCTGCGGAAGCATTCTGTACTTTCGTACCTCTATACCACTGAATTGAAGGTTGTATACCGTGTACCATAGACTCTCACAGTTCTCTTTGTTCCTTGTATTACTTGGACGGTGCGAATGCTGGTTCACATCCTTGTCGGGACTCGTATGCAAGAGGGGTTCTACATAGTGGTGCGGGGATGTATCTCTTGGTCCATAGAATTGCCTAccatgatgaggaggtgctGCATCATGGGGTTTGCAGGGATGCCAGCATATAAACCGACCTCTGAATGCCATTTCCCGGTCgttttctatctttttttctgtaaaTCACACACCTTCTCACTCACAATTTTTACTATCCATACGTAGTCAATCATACCCACCATGACCATCCCAGAGGAAGTGGACATTATTGTCTGCGGCGGTGGCAGCACCGGCTGCGTAATCGCCGGTCGACTTGCCAACCTGGACCATAATCTCCAGGTCCTGCTGATTGAAGCTGGTGAAGACAACCTGAACAACCCATGGTAGGTTGGACATTGTCACCTTCACTCCCCGGGGCCACCCCTAACCATGCCCTAGGGTCTATCGCCCCGGTATCTACCCCCGGAACATGAAGCTTGACTCGAAGACAGCTTCCTTCTACTACTCCCGGCCCTCAGAATGGCTTGATGGCCGTCGGGCTATTGTACCATGTGCCCATGTTCTAGGAGGGGGCAGTTCCATCAACTTCATGGTAAGCCATGCTTGCTCAACCCGCATCTAGCAACAGTAGGGCACGCCCTAACAGTGAAGTAGATGTACACTCGAGCCTCTGCCTCCGACTACGACGACTTCCAAGCCAAGGGCTGGACGACGGACGAGCTACTTCccttgatgaagaagcacgAGACATACCAGCGGGCCTGCAACAATCGGGACATTCATGGCTTCGATGGACCCATCAAAGTCTCGTTCGGGAACTACACGTATCCCATCATGCAAGACTTCCTGCGTGCTGCCGAGTCGCAGGACATCCCTGTCACAGATGATCTTCAGGACCTGAAGACAGGGTAAGTCACTCATACCTCCAATGTATACATGTACTTAGCGTCCTGCTAACAACATGTGCAGCCACGGAGCCGAACACTGGCTGAAATGGATCAATCGCGACACGGGTATGTCCTCATAATCACCGCATCATAAAGATAATAGAGAAACTAATAACCCATATCCAGGCCGCCGCAGCGACTCCGCCCACGCCTACGTCCACAGCACCCGGGCCAAGTACTCCAACCTGCACCTCAAGTGCAACACCAAAGTAGACAAAGTAATCATCGAGAACGGCCGCGCCGTCGGCGTCGCCACCGTTCCCACCAAGCCCCTCGCAGGCCGCGATCCCCCGCGGACGATCTTCAGAGCCCGCAAACAGATCATCGTCAGCGGCGGCACCCTCAGctcccctctcatcctccagagGTCCGGTGTCGGTGACCCCGAGAAGCTCCGTCGTGCTGGCGTGCAGCCTCTCGTGAACCTCCCCGGTGTGGGACGGAACTTCCAAGACCACTACCTgaccttctccgtcttccgGGCGAAGCCTGAAGTCGAGTCCTTCGATGACTTTGTCCGCGGAGACCCCGAAGTGCAGAAGAAGGTCTTTGAGGAATGGAACATCAAGGGTACAGGACCTCTAGCGACGAACGGCATCGAAGCGGGCGTGAAGATCCGGCCGAATGCAAAggaactggaggagatgaagagttgGCCCACGAATGACTTTTACAAGGGCTGGGAGAGTTACTTCAAGAATAAGCCGGATAAACCGGTGATGCATTACTCTGTCATTGCTGGGTAGGCACTACACCCACTCTCCAAATAACAATATTATAGATACTAACATTTGATAGCTGGTTCGGCGACCACATGCTCATGCCCCCAGGCAAATTCTTCACCATGTTCCACTTCCTCGTGAGTATCCCACCCTccagaccaccaccaccaccaatcctAAATTTACTcattaatcaatcaacaaaCAGGAATACCCCTTCTCCCGGGGCTCCACGCACATCCAATCCGCCGACCCCTACGAAAGCCCCGACTTCGACGCCGGCTTCATGAACGACAAGCGCGACATGGCCCCCATGGTCTGGGGATACATCAAGTCGCGCGAGACGGCGCGGCGCATGGGCGCCTACGCAGGTGAAGTGACAGGCATGCACCCTCACTTTTCGTATGACTCGCCCGCGCGAGCATTCGATCTGGATCTGGAGACGACGAAGGCGTACGCGGGGCCGAACCATATCTCCGCTGGGATTCAGCATGGTAtattcccttccttcccttatTTTCCGTATTTATCCAGGTGGACTAGTCAGTCCActtgaaaaaaagaagactaCTTACTGACATTATGTAAAGGCTCCTGGTCCCAACCCCTCGAACCGGGTACTTCGCCCGCATCACCTACAAGGCTGAACTCCAACAGGCAGGATACAAGGGAGGAAATTAAGTACAGTAAGAAGGATATCGAACATATTGAGAAGTGGGGTGCGTATACCTTCCTTCCTACAcagcccccctccctctaACAGTCCCGTACCATTGAACTGACTATTGACTGAATGAATAACAGTCCAACGCCACGTCGAAACAACCTGGCACTCCCTCGGAACCTGCAGCATGGCGCCCCGCGAAGGCAACAATCTCACGCCGCACGGGGGAGTTGTCGATGAACGACTCAATGTGCATGGTGTGCAGGGGCTTAAGGTGGCTGATTTGTCCATTTGTCCGGATAATGTGGGGTGTAATACTTATAGTGTCagttccccttcccttcccttatCATCTACTATTTCTATTGCTTTTCTGCAGTGAGTTTCTTTCGTAGTAGTGGGTTATATGCTAAtatgtggtggttgtgtagACCGCCCTGCTTATCGGAGAGAAATGCGCTGTCTTGACCGCTGAGGATCTTGGTTACTCGGGTAAAGCGTTGGATATGAAGGTTCCGGAGTATCATGCGCCTGGGGAGGTGACGTTTTTGTCGAGGTTGTGAGTTGAGTATACCTTTTTTGAGGTGGGTGGGGGTGTTGTAGTTGGTACTTTGTTAGTTTGATTGGTTGAGTAGGATGAAATTTACATGAGTCGTTACGAATTCTTAGCAGTAAGACGATAAAATGATCATTTTACTTGATAGTAATACAAATTGTTGAAATACAAACAGACATTCATGGTTCATCGGGAATGAACTACAACTTCTCCGGAGGAATCACCAAATtcacatccactccctcctcactcaCATTGACCACGCCCTTTGCCGCAACCTCTGCAACCTCCGCAACCTTCTTCTGGTCCGCCTCGCGGTTCCAAACCTGCAGGTGCTTGCACATACCATACATTGTCGTGATCGGAGGCGTATACCCCAGCCCGCCCTGTTCTGGCGACTTGCGCGCGCGCGAATCATCCGCAATGTAATGCacattggtgatggagaaaAGAGCAGGCTGCATCTTGGCGATTTCTCCGGTGATTCTAGGGAGCCAGGGGAAGTAAACGACCTGCAGGAAGGAGTACCATTCGATGAGGTAGGACAGGATGAGGAAAGGGACGGGAGGTACGCGAGGGAAGTTAGCGGGGGTTTTGGAGAGGGTGTGCAGGAGGAGATAGACGTCGCCGTAGGTGGGGGCTGGGTTGGGATCTGTGACTAGGAAGGATTGGCCACCGATATTGGGGAGTGTGGTTGGGCTGTTGGAGTGCTCGATGAGGCGCTGTTCATAGAGTAGGTGGGCGATGGAGACGTTTTCGGCGTTGACGAAGTTTTGCATGGTGTCACTGAGCCAGCTGATAGGGTTGTTAgtccttgatcttctgcaAAGGTCATTGAGTGCTAATAGGGCTGTCTTACGCAGGGGAACCGCCGGATCTGAGATATGATGTAGTGAGAGAGCCTTCCGTGTCGCCGATCCCGTAGATGCCATTCGCCGGCCGGATGCAGCCTGTGCGGAAGTTTCCTTCGAGATCGTCGGCCGCGCGGACGatcttctcggccttggaTTTGGAGGCGGCATAGTTGCTGAAGAAGTCGTAGTGTTCTTCCGGGACTGGGGTCGAGTCATCGACTACCTGGACATGACCCTTGGGGGACTTGTTCCAGGGTGCGATCCAGAAGGATTGACTACGGAGACTGACAGAACCTGAGGATGTCGAGATGAGGCAGCTTGCGCCAGCTTTCTTTGCGGCAGCCAGCACGTTTACTGTGCCGCCCACGTTGACGTCGGTGCAACGGGGAAGGAATGTCTTGAGACGCTCTCCGGGCCTGATCACGGCGGCATTGTGGAAGACGGTCAGGGGCCGGTCAGCGACAGCTTCCGGCCAGCGTTGTGCGAAAGCAGTGGCCACGGCCTTCTCGTCGGCAATATTTGTCTTGAAGAAAGCGACACCCTGGTCGAGAATCTCGCGACGAGGCGCTGCAAGGTCCAAGATACGGATAGCCGACGGATCTTCTCCGCGAGCGAGCAGATGATTCACCATCCAACTTCCCACGAATCCTGGATCTGTTAGCTTTGGAACTGTAAATATGGGAGATCGCATAAGGCAGTCTCATGAGCCACGGCATGCGACTGTTTTTCGGATATAGAACGCACCTGCTCCACCGACCACGATATAGCGCCGGTTTTGCTTCGGGGGAAGGCTCTTTTGCACGTCGACTGGGTTTCGAATGGCCTCTTCATATGCTGCTTTGATTTCATCGACAGTCCAACGATGAGGAGACAGGCGGCTTACTTCCTCCGGAGTCCCTGTCATACCACGATTGACGTGGTAGAGATAGAGGACAGCTAGTCCGGAGGCAACGGCGATCTCTGAGAACATGTCGGACTGGCAGCTTTAGGCTGAAACGTGTAGTAAAGGGGGTATGCGATGCAGACAGCAGGATAAAGGACAGTCAGATCTTTCTATTGCAGCGAAGTTAGCACTTTGCCTCTGTTGATCTGTCCCTTTGCGAACGCACAAGAAAGCAATGCTGTCGCAACAGAGATGATTTAAAATCAATATAATTCAGGTACAAGAGTATTGCTCAGCCATAAATCTCATCACTAACTTACAATCTCGCGTGGCTAAGCCTTAAAGCCACCATCCATGGGTCTCAGAAATCCAAGCGAACGGAGATTAATAGTTCGGATTGGACCGTTCGGTTAGAGAAGTCAGGCCCACATGTCATTCGGTCACTGGCCAGGTGTAAGTTCGTTAAGGGGTAAAGAACCTATCAAGAAGAGAGTTTCTCTGTCAACCAGCCACTAAAGCATAAAAACGGTTCGATAAATTTGATGCATCGCTTGATTCCGAGTCGCATTAGCAAGGGATGGCCTCCACGTGCTGGCGCCGGGacaaaagcaagcaaaatGGTCCGATTCGGTTTATTTGTGACACCTTCGGAAAATTTGATGGCGCGGTCAGGGGCTGAGACATTGAATATGACCGGATTTATTGACAGCCGAACGGCTCAATTATTGTGATTCAGAAGGGAAATTGTAAGCATCTCAACTGCCATATACTCCAACACAGCCaagagtactccgtacacgCTCTTTAATTGGACGATGCATGCTGCAGGTGTCTGTAAGCACCCAATTCATAGTAGATCCGATGCTGTGCACATTTCTATCACAATTGGGGAAATGGTACTTTGCTTGTATTTAGGACTTCgcttgatttattatatcatgTAGGAATCCTATCACAGGGTTTACTACTTCGTGATTGTGATTATTGTCTGGCAGAAGACTCAACAGCCAGTTCGGTATTCTTTCCGAGCGGTGGGTCGGGCTTATCTCCGCAATTCCGAGCTTGTCTCTCCCTCTACGATATGGCCGAGATAGAGATGTTTTGGGATGGCTTATCCAAAGGTATACCGATAAAACTGTATTGTAACTCTCATCGCCTGCAACGGACTATCACCTAGCAAACTTACACTGTGGATTCTCACGCGAGTGCCTACTGATCAACCCAGTCGGTTACCTAGGGATCAAGGATGAAAGCGTACGTCTACACAGTAAGCCCCCAGCATGATTGTTCTCAGTAAGTAGCTCTTACTCGCTACTCCAGCATCTGACGGCATTGGCATATATGCTCTTCCCTCCATTTGGACGCCCTCGTGCCTTTTGAAGTTGGAGCTATGGCCACCATAACATACGTACCGTCGTTTGCATGGTCCGTGCAACGACTCTCCATTTCCCATCCGGGGCCACGGTCTCAAATATTGCATTTTGGATCCCTAAATATAGGCCCTTATCCCTCCCAGAACATGATAGTATACAGGGCACCATCCTTGATTTCTCGGTAGCATGCTCTGACGGATCCTCACATTCCTCAGAAGAATGGTATGGGGCTGGTCTTGGCACGTGTCGAGTCACCTCTTTGGGCTCGCGTAGGAACTGCGCAATTGCCAGCACTGAAACAAATCattttctctctccagaTGATTATAGATGACGGCATGGTTACCTATCATATTTGGACCTGCAACGTCCGCTCGGAACACGGGCCACTGGGTGGTGGCCGCCAGAATCAGCATGGATACCTAAAAAGAAGGGGCGCAGACGTTCTGGATCGCAAAAACAGAGTTTCGCACAGGATCGTCCTGGTTGTTGCCAAAGTTTATCGGCAAACCGGCACGGGCGGCACTCGGAACCGAGCCCTGAACTGTGACTGGGTGTCATGAGCCAGCATCAACCCCGTTTTACCCTCGAAAGCCTCCCCCGCCCCTATGCTTGACATTTTCTAGTGGACTGGCTCCCTCACGGTAAGGAAGACGCAAATGCTTCTCCTAGTTGGTGTGGAGCTGGCCGCGTTCAGAATTATCCGTCTTCCgacatggtggtggggacTGGGCTTCGTTTGCGACTGTGCATCTGCCGTTTTCGCCAGAAATCCACCGCAGTGGAGATGCTTATTCATGCGGTGGTGACGTCCAGGACTTATCTCCAGTTTTCTCCCCGTCTGGAGCAAATTAGGGATCCTGGGGTAGGTAGATCAGCCTGGCGAAACAGGGTCTGTTAGTGACTGCCATTGTCACGATAGGTATCCATGCAGAGAGACACTGGTAAACTTGCGATGCATGCCCATGATTCCGCATCACACTGTGTCTTATGCAGATCACACCCAGTAGGTGACGAATAGCCAGCTTTAGGTATGAACTAAGTGCGATTGGGCGGGCCTCGTATGCCGTAGCGCAAATTGAATCAGAATTCTCCTGCTACACCGTAACGCCATGCCAGTCCGTGCTGCGAGAGAGGTCAGTCACTGAGGCATTATTTCCCCCCAACACGACTGGGTAGTATATAGTAAGGACTAAAAAGGATATTAACTCACTGAATGGACATGCGACTTCCCTCGGCTAGTCAAATAATAGGGATCATCAGCCGCGTCTAACCATGGATTCACATATCCAAATTCTAGAAGGGGGTTCATAGCCTGTCTGTTTTACTGTATCCGGATCGTCAGTCAGGGGACACCCCAGCACAACTCGTCTAGGCAGCGGATCTGGCAACTCAACGTGGAAGATGCAGATGACTGTTAGTTGAGTGCCTAGCGGTGAACGTATCAACTTTAGTTCTCGTGCAATGTCCATCAGCACCTGTCTTTTCCTTGGCAAGagtcgaagaagatccgGTGGAGGAAGACCGAGGGCTTATCAGTCGCACTCCTGCCGACTGTTCTCGTCCGGCGCCCCCACTTGGAGTGtcttctctcttgtctcGCTCtcgcgctctctctctctcttttcttccccctaATGTCACTGACTCACTAGTTTTCGTTGCTAATCATTATCGTATGCGTTTCAGAATTTAATTTCCGCTAAGCTTTATCTTGCAACTTCCAACGTCCATCACTCAAAAAATTGTCATCTCCCTTCCCGGCATTTGTACTCGTCTTGTTGGTTTCCATGTCTGCTGCGCTACAACTTGAAATCGCTCACAGTTCGAGAATTTTGGGAGCAATCCTCTATTTAATTTCCTGTCGCATTGGTTACTagttttcatttttcttcttactgAATCGAGGGCACGAGCGCAGAGTTCCAGAGCCTGTTTGtcgatttattatatagaagcTGCAGCGCATTTCAGCGCGCTCTATCTTATTCTTCCTTCAGAtcactcctccaccgcagCTATCTAATAGATTAGGAGGTTTATATCAGCTGTATCGGCTGTACTCGCTCCAGCTGTGGAGAGCTCTTCCCCCTCTGGGTCACGGACCGACTTCTAATTGACGCCACGAAAATGTCCTCGGCCAAGattccttcttcagatcccCCGGCAGGCCCAGGGGATAGCAAAGAGGGGCCTACCTCCACATATGCACAATCATACGCAGTATCAGGCTCATCCGAGGACACTATCGATCAAGTGGATGACCTGGCGCACATTCCCACGCGCGCCTCTCGAGCCTCGATACCATCTCTAGCCCAAAGAGTCACATCTATAGGGACGACCGGCACATCTGACCCGAACTATGAAGTTGATTGGGACGATGAGTTCGACACTAATAACCCGAAGAACTGGTCCTTTCCCTACAAAGCTATGGGGATCGCTATTCTATCATACAACACCTTGATTATGTGAGTCTGATGCATCGCCTAGATACGCATTAAGCGACAACGACGCTAATACCTTTCAGCGTATTATACTCAACATCGTACACATCCGGAGAGTCGCAGATTGCAGCTGAATTTGGggcctccaccaccatcgttACGTTGGGATTGACTCTGTACCTCATCGGTCTGGCTGTGGGATCCATGTTTATGGCGCCACTAAGCGAATTGTACGGCCGAAAGCCAGTCTGCATAGCCTGCTTGTTTATCTTCACAGTATTGATCATACCTTGCGCGCTCGCCAAAAACCTTGCGACTCTGCTGGTTGTGCGCTTCATCGCAGCGTTGTTCGGAAGTGTAATGATTTCCACTGCGCCGGGGATGGTTGCGGACATCGTCGAAGATGACCAGCGCGCGCTGGCAATGTCGGTCTGGAGTCTCGGGCCCGTGAACGGACCAGGTAGGCATAACCACTCCCCCGTCAAAATCTACCTGTTATTGACCCTGCCCTAGTCCTCGGACCCATTATCGGAGGTTTCGTCACTCAGTACCTGGGCTGGcggtggatggattggatcgCTCTGATATTGTCTGGAGTCGCGTTGGTCTTTGCATGTATTATGAAGGAGACTTATGGCCCCATAATCCTGCAAAAGAAAGCCGCCCGCATGAGGAAAGAAACGGGCGATTCACGATGGTGGTGTCGATACGAACAGAAGGCCAGTCTGAGTGAACTGCTCAAGATAAATCTCGGCCGTCCGTTTGTCATGGCAGTCACTGAGCCTATTTGGTCAGTCTTTTCGAACCAGTACTCGAGTCGTCACTTCATAGCTAATGTGCCTTTCATATAGTATATTCTGGAATATTTACATTGCCATTGTGTATGGCATCCTTTACCTCTGCTTCACAGCCTACCCTATCGTTTTCCGGGATATTCGCGGTTGGTCACTTGGTCTCTCCGGCCTCGCATTCCTGGGTATCGGAACTGGATGCGTGATCACCATCTCCAGCGAACCCTTGATCCGCCGCTTGATCAACAGTCATAAGCCGGACCCCGAAACAGGCAAACCACCCCCGGAAGCGATGGTGGCCTTTGTATGTATCTGCGCGCTTCTGATTCCTGCTGGAGAATTGTGGTTCGCCTGGACTTGTTCGCCCGCCTCGATTCCCTGGATTGTACCGATTCTCGCGGGTGTACTCTTCGGCACAGGCAATACGGGAGTCTTCATCTATGCGACCAACTACTTGGCTGGTAGTTACGGTGTGTACGCAGCGTCCGCGCTGGCGGGAAATTCCGTGATCCGCAGCATTCTGGGAGGTGTCTTACCCCTTGTTGGAACGTATATGTATGCCGGTCTTGGTCCCAATTGGTCAGGGACCCTTTTGGGCTTGCTCGAGGTGGCTATCGTCCCGATCCCATTTATTTTCTACAAGTATGGCTACAAGATCCGGGAGAAGAGCGTGCTCATCCGGCGGATGCAGGAGGATAAGCGGCGATTGGCAGGAAAGCGCCAACACCATACACAGCAGGTGGAGAATCTTGAGAGAatcgaggagaaggaaacgATGGAGGTATGAGTAAGGAGTGTGATCGAAACTGGAGACAGTGAATCGACATCAAGCGCTGGAGTACAGATGGGTTTTTGCGCAGAAAAGCATCCTTGCACAGTTGGAGTTGGGACTGAACCTTGACCTTTTTAAACCTTGGAAGGAAACATTTATCTGGATAATGTGGATATATACATGTCTGTCAAGAGAGTCACGAAGTAATGGATTGAAGATCTCGGGTACCATAGTATTACACgtaggggaaaaaaagttGAATAATTGCCAGTCATGAATCAATATGTTGATATGGGTTATCACCCTGTCCTCCgtaccctcctctccacgcCCAACGCTTCCTGCAGGATTCGCTCATACTCTCCCAACGCCACGGCGCCAGCTGGGAACACCATCACGGCTTCCACATACACTGGGTTGGGATTTGATTCTGAAACAAccgaatcatcatcacttcTCCTATATCTCCTTACATAGCCGAGCACATTTACCCACGCGCCAACGGACAGCTCCTGCGAGGTGACTGTCTCCAGCACCGCGTTGATATCAACGGCAACAGAGGGTGGTTCCTGCGGTGGTTTCTGACGCGGATAGTTGTGTTCAAGGATGAGATGCCCCGTTTGGATGTTGTATGTCCTCACGCTGAGAAAATCAGTTTCTTTACTACTATCTTCCTGAGCAGGCAAAGAAGCAAGTATCTCTAAAGAGTCTACGGGATACAGCATGTAGAATGATAAGATACAAATAAATAGACAAGGAACTCCACGCACCAACCGAGAAATCGGACCTTCGAGCTAACTGGAAGAGAAGGTAGATCGGAGAGGAATGCCCGCgtagaaggaagaggtgCGTTCATTCCAGCAGGTTCGATATTTTCATAAAGGGCCCATCATATTGAGGAATGAATGATCTCGAGGCAGCAGTGATCGATCACAaggcaatcaatcaatcaatcaataaataaataataattaattacccGTGAAATACGATGACCGGCGTGACCCCCATCCACGTGACCATATCACCCCGATAGGCTTAGCGCGGTATGTCATAGGGCCAACGAGGGGAAAACCAACTTGAATCCGGCCGGggatctcctccatctcttgcTCGCTCTTCTCTCGTCTCGGACCTTatcattctctctttctctgttctGTCGCTTATCAAGGACCGCTGCCTTGCTCGACCTGGCTTAAGGTGACTCGGAGCTGATCGCCTCCCGCACCCTTCACCAGGATAAAACACCGTCCAGCGATCCCTCACCGATCCCGCCCCGTTGCCACGGACCATCATCTCTTTCCATCCCACCTTCCACCGATTCCAGAACCCGTCGTTACACTTCCTCCCGACTCAATACCAACAACTTCCCCATCGGACCCCGGATCGCTAGTTCCTAGCATCACCCCGATCATCGCAATAGCAACAACCCTCTATCACAGCCTAATCAACCCCCCATACACCCTTATCAACATG belongs to Aspergillus luchuensis IFO 4308 DNA, chromosome 3, nearly complete sequence and includes:
- the AOX1_1 gene encoding GMC family oxidoreductase (CAZy:AA3;~COG:E;~EggNog:ENOG410PFAS;~InterPro:IPR007867,IPR012132,IPR000172,IPR036188;~PFAM:PF00732;~go_function: GO:0016614 - oxidoreductase activity, acting on CH-OH group of donors [Evidence IEA];~go_function: GO:0050660 - flavin adenine dinucleotide binding [Evidence IEA];~go_process: GO:0055114 - oxidation-reduction process [Evidence IEA]), whose protein sequence is MTIPEEVDIIVCGGGSTGCVIAGRLANLDHNLQVLLIEAGEDNLNNPWVYRPGIYPRNMKLDSKTASFYYSRPSEWLDGRRAIVPCAHVLGGGSSINFMMYTRASASDYDDFQAKGWTTDELLPLMKKHETYQRACNNRDIHGFDGPIKVSFGNYTYPIMQDFLRAAESQDIPVTDDLQDLKTGHGAEHWLKWINRDTGRRSDSAHAYVHSTRAKYSNLHLKCNTKVDKVIIENGRAVGVATVPTKPLAGRDPPRTIFRARKQIIVSGGTLSSPLILQRSGVGDPEKLRRAGVQPLVNLPGVGRNFQDHYLTFSVFRAKPEVESFDDFVRGDPEVQKKVFEEWNIKGTGPLATNGIEAGVKIRPNAKELEEMKSWPTNDFYKGWESYFKNKPDKPVMHYSVIAGWFGDHMLMPPGKFFTMFHFLEYPFSRGSTHIQSADPYESPDFDAGFMNDKRDMAPMVWGYIKSRETARRMGAYAGEVTGMHPHFSYDSPARAFDLDLETTKAYAGPNHISAGIQHGIFPSFPYFPYLSRWTSQST
- a CDS encoding putative 3-beta hydroxysteroid dehydrogenase/isomerase family protein (COG:M;~EggNog:ENOG410PKKT;~InterPro:IPR036291,IPR002225;~PFAM:PF07993,PF01073,PF01370;~go_function: GO:0003854 - 3-beta-hydroxy-delta5-steroid dehydrogenase activity [Evidence IEA];~go_function: GO:0016616 - oxidoreductase activity, acting on the CH-OH group of donors, NAD or NADP as acceptor [Evidence IEA];~go_process: GO:0006694 - steroid biosynthetic process [Evidence IEA];~go_process: GO:0055114 - oxidation-reduction process [Evidence IEA]) → MFSEIAVASGLAVLYLYHVNRGMTGTPEEVSRLSPHRWTVDEIKAAYEEAIRNPVDVQKSLPPKQNRRYIVVGGAGFVGSWMVNHLLARGEDPSAIRILDLAAPRREILDQGVAFFKTNIADEKAVATAFAQRWPEAVADRPLTVFHNAAVIRPGERLKTFLPRCTDVNVGGTVNVLAAAKKAGASCLISTSSGSVSLRSQSFWIAPWNKSPKGHVQVVDDSTPVPEEHYDFFSNYAASKSKAEKIVRAADDLEGNFRTGCIRPANGIYGIGDTEGSLTTSYLRSGGSPAWLSDTMQNFVNAENVSIAHLLYEQRLIEHSNSPTTLPNIGGQSFLVTDPNPAPTYGDVYLLLHTLSKTPANFPRVPPVPFLILSYLIEWYSFLQVVYFPWLPRITGEIAKMQPALFSITNVHYIADDSRARKSPEQGGLGYTPPITTMYGMCKHLQVWNREADQKKVAEVAEVAAKGVVNVSEEGVDVNLVIPPEKL
- a CDS encoding pre-mRNA-splicing factor SPF27 family protein (COG:A;~EggNog:ENOG410PQ7D;~InterPro:IPR008409;~PFAM:PF05700;~go_process: GO:0006397 - mRNA processing [Evidence IEA]) — encoded protein: MPLINESHDSLPYIEPAPSTQARAAAEKLIAAELSLDAKTTIHPSIPAFPESRFSPLIQQEVDRKAAGLPLTGGIDLSRYEAPEAPAKAADGTPDLEEWQRTLQKAYTASSHLSMRHENLALLEENGKNAWLIGNSQLEDILRGLEKELAEMKEAAEAVNKERKLAQEANKGEIVGLEETWKRGVGAILDTELAAEGLRLQILEQRRQLAQQHAQQ